The region AAGgttatttcttctttcactgtttaacaatattatcaaagttactaataaaaaaagaagaagaagaaagaaaacaatattatCAAATTTTCCAACATGCATTAAGTCATTATCAACCAATAATTTCCATACACAGCATAACATCAAACTGGAAAAcgagaatataatttaaaagcAGGGAGTTTTCAGTTTCAAATGTtttgccctcaaatcaatcACATCAACTCCACAACAACTTCTATTAATCAAATACTGACATTTTCCATATTCATAAAAGAATACTATAAAGAAAAATCAGTACCTGCTTAAACCTTTCCTTAGTTCTCTCAGCCTGCAAAAGAAAAACTTTTGTCACTATGAACTCTTAAGGTGACAAGAAAGTACAAATGAAAACCAATACAAAgtgaatcaaaatcaaacaaaagcTCAAAGAGTAAATCTTTGCCTGAGTATGTATTCACAAGCCTAGTCATCATATTAATTACATTAGATGAAATTAGATCTCGTAAACCAAGATGTGTGACCAAAAAGTAAAGCAATCATATTTATTAGcagtaataatttttaattttttttaaatgtagtaCTTACTTCACTACCAAGCTACATGACAGAGGATAATAATTCAAAGGAGTGAACTTTGAATCATAACTGGTATAGATTATAAATACGTGATGCTAGCAAATATGGATTAGATTTAATCACAGCTAATAAATTCTCACCGAGCACCAAGTTCCATAATTGAGCACGAAAAATCAACAGCCCAGTATGGATATGTGACAAAATATATGTAATAAAACCCTGGTAAAACGCCATGCATCATCATCGATGTAGTGTGAGAATTATAGAAACTTTAAGAGAAAAGCTTGCTAATTGAAAAATGCATTAGGTAGAAATCAAGGTTCAACCTTGTGCATGCAACATGCAACATTGGTTACAAAAAACATGTGAAAGAACAGGCCTGTCTGAGATCTGATTTGATGAGCAAAAAAGTAGAGTAGAGGAAcatacccaaaaaaagaaaagaaaagaaaaggcaaaccAAGAGTCAGCAGTTAGCATGGAAATGCAAATGGACAAAAAGATCAGAACATTGAGAGAgtcttataattaaattaaaatattttgttctaAAGATAATGACAAAACTATTAGCATACTTATCAGTTTTTTACCACGTCTATTTACATGTATAACACATATCATCAATTCATGCAAAACTGAAAACTCAATTTATTCACACGTATATTAAGAGGAAACAGGTGTAAGCTGTACGCTGGCTTAACTTCTCTAACcagtaatttaataatgatttgcCATTTTCTTCCATACTAAATTCTGAAGTTTGACAAGTTAactgaattaaaatttattaaagcATAATTAACCAACATTGCATTCAAAGGAAAATGAATCAAATGTAGCATCTACATTCATAAATGAAATGAAAGGTCAAACAGAGTTGATTATTTTGCAGAGCAAGTTTTGAGCAGTTGGAATGCAAGGCTTTTTCGTCTAGTCACTGCTGCTATCAAGGTTATTGCAATTGGATCTGCAGAGATCTAACAACTGTTTGGACAAGAATGTTCATTTGTCCAACAAAGgagtctataaaaaaataaactagagAACAATTTAGTAAACTACCTTTTCACATGTAAATGATATTCAAGAACAAAATAGAGTAGTATGAAGGGAACAATAACATGGTAAACAATATTCATTAGACAAGATAAATCTAAGGCAATTAGAATGTCAAGACAAAAACACAGACATGAAATCAAACACTGATATATGGTTGACGGTTACTCACTGTCAGAAGATATTTCCAAGCATTTGTCTTCTTAGACCTTGACCCACTCTTAATGTGAAAGTGAGAGCTAGGGGAACATccatatttacatatatatactcAGCAGGCTAAGCCCTGTGAACTGTCTCTAGAGTACTATATTACTCGTGCTTCCCAAGGAAACTTGATAGAAATATAATTGGTTAAATTTCAGTCCCTAAACTGTGTATCAAATACAATTTTGTCTCTGAATTActgattgttttattttagttgTTGAAGTTCTCAAAACGTCTCCATGTAGCATTTAATATTCCGGCTTACTATCACTATGCGAATTACTAAGGGGCTCTTTTgcatacttcctgtgtactagggttgcgcccctttgcgttttttaatgaattattacttataaaaataaaataaaatactaacttgGCAAGTTAAACTACATGCTGGTGTCACAAAATGAGGATCTATGAAAATAgagaattaaattcttaaaaaaaatagtaaaataaatagaaaacaatGGGTGTCATGTGTTTTTGACTTACAGACCACATGTAAACAAGTCAGGTCAACAGCATAAAgacaagtgtacaacaaaaaaTCACATCCACAATTGATGTTCGTATAGTAACAGTAAGGCAGGATAAGAATAACATTAAGGTGTTTACAAAAGTTCATGCAATAAATTGAAACAATCAATAGTTCAAGGCCCAAATTAAAACTTGACAGAGTCCTAAGGACCAAAATCGTATTTTGGccaatattatatatgtacaacCAACTGACCTCTATACAATAGAATGTCAGGCAAGAAGTAACATATTCATGGCATGCATTTGCCTGCCATGAATAGCATTGATACAAGGATGAAAGGTTAATGCCTAATAATACAAGAGCAATGAGATTGCAAATGaacatttgaaaatgaaaaaacagaATACTAGAGCAATGAGATTGAGAATGTACGTTTACAATAAAACATAACAACACTAGAGCAATGAGATTGCAATTGACACCCAAGGGACGACAAGTAAAAAGTATCATATACACTGATCAAGAACACAACTTTTGACAACTGAAACAACCATTGGACACAATTGCTGCCAGCCTCGGATAATTGGAAATGAAAGTtgattaaaaaagttttaaggTTTTCAGCTAaattatacttataaaaaaaaaaaaaggttttcagCTAAATTATGAAACACCAAATATTTAACACACATACAGTTTAGATCAAACTATTCCATCAAACCTTATTACTCAGAAGACTTCCAAGCAAAACGTTGTAACTAATACCTCCATAACACCAACGAAGAGGTAACCTGATTGCACCATTGTGCTCCAATTTTTGATAAACCACATAGTTCAACATAGTATAACACGATATAACCCACAAAATAGAATCATTTCCAGCAACATAGTTCCACATAACACGAACTGTCCACAATATTAactatagcattactctttcgtAAGAGGggaaaaatgagaaatttttaCAGTCTCAttcccaaataaataaaacatccAACATTTTTAAAAGCAATAAACTGAACCTAATACCTTCTCTTTCAACAGTTGCTCATTCTCCTCTTCTAGTCTCACCGCTAACGACTCTAATTCAACTTGGTACGCCTAtaatccaaaacacaaaaccTCATTACACTAATATACATACACAAAAGAAATCATTCAAACTCAACAATGGTAAGAAACACAATACCTGCTTTCTCTCCCTGGACCTTGCGGCGGACTCCCGGTTCTTGATCATCCGCCGTTGCCTCTGCTGAGCCGCCTTATCCAACGGCTCCATGACCACGCGGCTCCTCTTCCCTCTCCCTGTACCCGCACCTGCTCCTGCAATCACCTCTACTCCATTTCCGAACCCTACAATGGCTCCTTCAATGCTGTCTAAAGCCGCGAACTGGCTCGTCGGGACGGGGTCGAACGAGAAGACCCCTCCGCTCATGCGCTCGGTGGGCTCGGCCTTCATGTCCTCATCTTCCACAGACCCGGCCTGTGCCAGAAAGTCCTCCAGAGTCATCATCTCGTCCTCCGGCGCCTCCTCCTTGCACTCCCTCCGGTCGCCGGAGACGATCTCCCGCCACACTTCGTCCACGGTCTTCTGCACATTGGGTTTGGGCTCGGAGAGACCCTGGGTTGAGACTGGGGTGTCAATCACGGTGATTTGGGCATCGAGGAGGGTGGACTCGGTGGCAGAGGGTTTTGAGTCGTAAACGGTGCGTAGAAGGCCATCGACGGTCATCGAGGAGGATCCAAGAGTGCCGCGGTTGGCGTTGGCGAAAGAGCTTTTGGTTTGATCGGGGAGCGATTGGGGCTTTGTAGCGGAGGAAGAAGCGCGTCGAGGTAGATCCGATTTCCTCGAACCCGAGTTCGGTGATGTCATCACCTTCGACGACGCCATTTTCGCCGATTCTATGGGGCTTCTTCTCAGTCACAcgcacactctctctctctctctcagagccaGTCGGTCACTGTTTCTTGCTCTATAAATTTTCCTCTCAGTGGATTTGGGGAGGGGTGGGGTTGGAAATTGGAATAATTGGTTTGTTATTCAGTTGGGATCgcggagagagaaagagagagagagagagagagatttatgTTGTGAGTATAGGGAACCGGGAGACCGGGAGGGGGGAGGGCCGGTTGCCGGTGACCGGTTGACCGATTATTTGGGGTTTGTTACTTGGGGATTTTTGTTACGGGCGGCTGTGCTGGCTGTGAGTGTTGGTGGCGTATCACACCGTGGATTAGGAATTGTGGGTTGGGTTGAGTGACGGTCTGGGTCTCTGAGATGGCACCGACGGTCTGTGATTTTTGTCGCTCAAAATGGTTATGATGGGGATGGGTGTGTTGTCGTGTAGAGATAGGTCAATGATGCTCTGATTACTGCACCTACTTGTCCAAT is a window of Alnus glutinosa chromosome 4, dhAlnGlut1.1, whole genome shotgun sequence DNA encoding:
- the LOC133866434 gene encoding G-box-binding factor 4-like produces the protein MASSKVMTSPNSGSRKSDLPRRASSSATKPQSLPDQTKSSFANANRGTLGSSSMTVDGLLRTVYDSKPSATESTLLDAQITVIDTPVSTQGLSEPKPNVQKTVDEVWREIVSGDRRECKEEAPEDEMMTLEDFLAQAGSVEDEDMKAEPTERMSGGVFSFDPVPTSQFAALDSIEGAIVGFGNGVEVIAGAGAGTGRGKRSRVVMEPLDKAAQQRQRRMIKNRESAARSRERKQAYQVELESLAVRLEEENEQLLKEKAERTKERFKQIMEKIIPVEEKCRQPRVLRRVRSLQW